One window of the Janthinobacterium sp. PAMC25594 genome contains the following:
- a CDS encoding Crp/Fnr family transcriptional regulator encodes MSHTQLITPVQKNQLLPRAMPAAGREIKLASRVSLSSAQQNELLAALPRAALESLFEDLELVELPFGKELYAYGNNLEYSYFPTTAIISLLYVMEDGATTEIAVVGHEGVAGASLLAGERAMCTAVVQSAGYGYRLKTQSLRDAFNQGGALPQLLMRYTNALFAQMAQNAVGGRHSSIEQKLCRWLLDRLDRSPSNELKVTQELISIMLGVRRESITAAAGKLQDEGLIHYRRGNITVLDRAGLECYAGECYKVAKTEYDRLLRDVSRC; translated from the coding sequence ATGAGCCATACTCAACTTATCACCCCGGTCCAGAAGAACCAGTTGCTGCCGCGCGCCATGCCGGCGGCCGGACGGGAAATCAAGCTTGCGTCGCGGGTTAGCCTCAGCAGTGCCCAACAAAATGAATTGCTGGCCGCCCTGCCGCGCGCCGCGCTCGAATCGCTGTTCGAAGACCTGGAACTGGTGGAACTGCCTTTCGGCAAGGAACTGTATGCCTACGGCAACAACCTGGAATACAGCTATTTCCCCACCACCGCCATCATTTCGCTGCTGTATGTGATGGAAGATGGCGCCACGACGGAAATCGCCGTCGTCGGCCATGAAGGCGTGGCCGGTGCCTCGCTGCTGGCCGGCGAACGCGCCATGTGCACGGCCGTCGTGCAAAGCGCCGGCTACGGTTACCGCCTGAAAACGCAAAGCCTGCGCGATGCATTTAACCAGGGCGGCGCGCTGCCCCAGTTGCTGATGCGCTATACCAACGCCCTGTTTGCGCAAATGGCGCAGAACGCCGTCGGCGGCCGCCACAGCTCGATCGAGCAAAAGCTGTGCCGCTGGCTGCTGGACCGCCTGGACCGTTCGCCATCGAACGAACTCAAAGTGACGCAAGAGCTGATCTCCATCATGCTGGGCGTGCGCCGCGAAAGCATCACGGCCGCCGCCGGCAAATTGCAGGATGAAGGCTTGATCCACTATCGCCGCGGCAATATCACGGTGCTGGACCGCGCTGGCCTGGAATGCTATGCGGGCGAGTGCTACAAGGTGGCCAAGACGGAATACGACCGCTTGCTGCGCGACGTGTCGCGCTGCTGA
- a CDS encoding response regulator transcription factor: MIRVAICDDHQIVRAGFKQIFSSSSDFSVVAEAGTGREALDIARREICDVLLLDIAMPDQSGIDTLRTIRQGQPELPVLILSGYPAQQYALNLFKMGANGYLNKECEADELMTAVRTVFQGRRYVSSTVGELLAQSFDRDTNAALHTELSDREFQVFLRLARGATVSDIGVALSLSIKTVSTYRTRIMEKMGLQSNSDLTYYAMKNNLLD; this comes from the coding sequence ATGATACGCGTTGCCATTTGTGATGATCACCAAATAGTACGAGCTGGATTCAAGCAGATTTTTTCGTCGTCAAGCGATTTCAGTGTGGTGGCGGAAGCCGGTACGGGGCGCGAAGCGCTCGATATCGCCCGCCGCGAAATATGTGATGTATTGCTGCTCGATATAGCCATGCCCGACCAGAGCGGCATCGATACCTTGCGCACGATCCGCCAGGGCCAGCCGGAATTGCCCGTGCTGATACTGAGCGGCTATCCCGCGCAGCAATACGCGCTGAACCTGTTCAAGATGGGCGCGAATGGCTATCTGAACAAGGAATGCGAAGCCGATGAGCTGATGACGGCCGTGCGCACCGTGTTCCAGGGGCGCCGCTACGTCAGTTCCACCGTCGGTGAATTGCTGGCGCAGTCGTTTGACCGCGATACGAATGCCGCCCTGCATACGGAATTGTCGGACCGCGAGTTCCAGGTCTTCCTGCGCCTGGCGCGCGGCGCCACCGTGTCCGATATCGGCGTGGCCTTGTCGCTGAGCATCAAGACGGTGAGTACTTACCGTACGCGCATCATGGAAAAAATGGGCTTGCAATCGAACAGCGACTTGACCTATTACGCAATGAAAAACAATTTGCTTGACTAG
- a CDS encoding MerR family transcriptional regulator codes for MNERISKTELIALPPIPAKRYFTIGEVSELCGVKPHVLRYWEQEFSQLKPVKRRGNRRYYQHHEVLLIRRIRELLYEQGFTISGARNKLDSRGASHAVLDELPVLPAMPVVPQEAPLDRVWIRNELIAILNLLK; via the coding sequence ATGAACGAGCGCATCAGTAAAACCGAGTTGATCGCCTTGCCGCCCATTCCGGCGAAACGTTATTTCACGATCGGCGAGGTGAGCGAGTTGTGCGGCGTCAAACCACACGTACTGCGCTACTGGGAGCAGGAGTTTTCCCAGCTCAAGCCGGTCAAACGACGTGGTAACCGCCGTTATTATCAGCACCATGAGGTGCTGCTGATACGCCGTATCCGCGAATTGCTGTATGAACAGGGCTTTACCATCAGCGGCGCGCGCAACAAGCTCGATAGCCGTGGCGCATCGCATGCCGTCCTCGACGAGTTGCCTGTGCTGCCGGCCATGCCTGTTGTGCCGCAGGAAGCACCGCTGGACCGCGTGTGGATACGCAATGAATTAATTGCGATTTTAAACTTGCTAAAATAA
- a CDS encoding CHASE3 domain-containing protein has translation MYFTAEPAPNHRLPLYKTILCVTCALLLVLNGFSLYHNLQSLKGTNALLSQSARVADRLQYLNVLVLDAESSLRGYFISGSETYLGPSKTATTEIDNEFSELQTLLAGSPTQLKNLAQLKSLIRRKMSMLQESIEVYKQGGLAEIVNISRVTDDRATMDEIRLQVVIMTREQNEALSSGSAAFYHEYQKAVLLGIGINALAILVLIMFYQLVRRSFQNRAAVEYALQNANDTLESTVSKRTEQLSVLSRHLISVNEVEKARLARELHDELGAHLTSISMDLGAVTQQLAHTQPELAAQLRRAKATLLETVELKRRIVEDLRPSLLDNLGLCAAIESYCEDFARMSSVRCETDVAINIDNREATLTIALFRIVQESLTNILKYARAGMVSVTLKRNEHGLVLRVIDDGIGITEDALQKPMSHGLLGMRERALLLGGTLTVRQGPEGKGTCVEAVIPLPLTPEPEDINADAEA, from the coding sequence ATGTATTTCACCGCTGAACCGGCCCCGAATCACCGCCTGCCCCTGTACAAGACGATCCTGTGCGTCACTTGCGCCTTGCTGCTTGTACTCAATGGTTTCAGCCTCTATCATAACTTGCAGTCGCTGAAGGGCACGAACGCCTTGCTCAGCCAGAGCGCCCGCGTGGCGGACCGCCTGCAGTATTTGAACGTGCTCGTGCTCGATGCGGAAAGCAGCTTGCGCGGCTATTTCATTTCCGGCTCCGAAACGTATCTGGGGCCGTCGAAGACCGCTACCACCGAAATCGACAACGAATTCAGCGAGCTGCAAACCTTGCTCGCGGGCAGTCCCACGCAGCTGAAAAACCTGGCGCAATTAAAGAGCTTGATCCGTCGCAAGATGTCGATGCTGCAAGAGTCGATCGAGGTCTACAAGCAGGGCGGGCTGGCTGAAATCGTCAATATCTCGCGCGTCACCGATGACCGCGCCACCATGGATGAAATCCGCCTGCAGGTGGTGATCATGACGCGCGAACAGAATGAAGCGCTGTCGTCCGGCAGCGCCGCCTTTTATCATGAATACCAGAAAGCCGTGCTGCTCGGCATCGGCATCAATGCCCTGGCCATCCTCGTGCTGATCATGTTCTACCAGTTGGTGCGGCGCAGCTTTCAGAACCGCGCGGCCGTCGAGTATGCATTGCAAAATGCTAACGACACGCTGGAATCGACGGTCAGCAAGCGTACGGAGCAATTATCCGTGCTGTCGCGCCATTTGATCAGCGTCAATGAAGTGGAGAAGGCGCGCCTGGCGCGTGAGCTGCACGATGAGCTGGGTGCCCATTTGACGTCGATCAGCATGGACCTGGGCGCCGTCACGCAGCAACTGGCGCACACGCAGCCTGAACTGGCCGCGCAATTGCGCCGCGCCAAGGCAACCCTGCTGGAAACGGTGGAACTGAAGCGCCGCATCGTCGAGGATTTGCGCCCCAGCCTGCTGGACAACCTGGGCCTGTGCGCCGCCATCGAAAGCTATTGCGAGGATTTCGCGCGCATGAGCTCGGTTCGCTGCGAAACGGACGTGGCCATCAATATCGATAACCGCGAAGCCACCCTGACGATTGCCCTGTTCCGTATCGTGCAGGAATCGCTGACGAATATTCTCAAATATGCGCGCGCCGGCATGGTCAGCGTGACATTGAAACGCAATGAACATGGCCTGGTGCTGCGCGTCATCGACGACGGCATCGGCATCACCGAAGATGCGCTGCAAAAACCCATGTCGCACGGCTTGCTGGGCATGCGCGAACGGGCCTTGCTGCTGGGCGGTACCCTCACCGTGCGCCAGGGGCCGGAAGGCAAGGGCACGTGCGTGGAAGCCGTGATTCCGCTGCCGCTGACGCCGGAGCCGGAAGACATCAATGCGGATGCCGAGGCGTAA
- a CDS encoding integration host factor subunit alpha has product MLVAKVRQEAEKDLPTLTKAELAELLFEQVGLNKREAKDMVETFFDEIRNALERGEAVKLSGFGNFQLRDKPQRPGRNPKTGEEIPITARRVVTFHASQKLKSMVEETSPLARAA; this is encoded by the coding sequence ATGCTGGTTGCCAAGGTGCGCCAGGAAGCGGAAAAAGATTTACCCACCTTGACCAAGGCGGAACTGGCCGAACTGTTGTTCGAGCAAGTGGGCCTGAACAAGCGCGAAGCGAAGGATATGGTCGAGACCTTTTTCGACGAGATCCGCAATGCGCTCGAGCGTGGCGAGGCTGTCAAGCTGTCCGGTTTCGGCAATTTCCAGTTGCGCGACAAGCCGCAGCGGCCGGGCCGCAATCCGAAGACGGGCGAAGAGATTCCCATCACGGCACGCCGTGTCGTCACTTTTCATGCGAGCCAGAAGCTGAAAAGCATGGTCGAAGAGACCAGTCCGCTGGCACGTGCTGCCTGA
- the pheS gene encoding phenylalanine--tRNA ligase subunit alpha has translation MNSLEELVVSAQADFIAAADAAALENAKARYLGKTGQITEMMKGLGKLDPDARKAQGALINAVKVQIEDALTARRDALADAQMQGRLNAEAIDVTLPGRGRMPGGIHPVMRTWERVEEIFRSIGFDVADGPEIENDWTNFTALNSPENHPARSMQDTFYIDGNDTDGKPLLLRTHTSPMQVRYARTYTPPIKVIAPGRTYRVDSDATHSPMFHQVEGLWIAEDISFADLKGVYLNFVKAFFETDDLQVRFRPSYFPFTEPSAEIDIAFGSGPLKGRWLEVSGAGQVHPSVVKNFGLDPEKFIGFAFGSGLERLTMLRYGINDLRLFYEGDLRFLKQFN, from the coding sequence ATGAACTCCCTAGAAGAACTCGTCGTCTCGGCCCAGGCTGACTTTATCGCCGCCGCAGACGCTGCCGCACTTGAAAACGCCAAAGCCCGCTACCTGGGCAAGACTGGCCAGATTACCGAAATGATGAAGGGCCTGGGCAAGCTGGACCCGGACGCGCGCAAGGCACAGGGCGCCCTGATCAACGCCGTCAAAGTGCAGATCGAGGACGCGCTGACGGCGCGCCGTGATGCACTGGCCGATGCCCAAATGCAAGGCCGTCTGAACGCCGAAGCGATCGACGTGACCCTGCCAGGCCGTGGCCGCATGCCCGGCGGCATCCATCCCGTGATGCGCACGTGGGAGCGGGTCGAGGAAATCTTCCGCTCGATCGGCTTCGACGTGGCCGACGGCCCCGAAATCGAAAATGACTGGACCAATTTCACGGCGCTCAACAGCCCGGAAAACCATCCAGCCCGTTCCATGCAAGACACCTTCTACATCGACGGCAACGACACCGATGGCAAGCCCTTGCTGCTGCGCACGCACACCAGCCCCATGCAGGTGCGCTATGCGCGCACGTACACGCCGCCGATCAAGGTCATCGCGCCTGGCCGCACCTACCGCGTCGACAGCGATGCCACCCATTCGCCCATGTTCCACCAGGTCGAAGGCCTGTGGATCGCCGAAGACATCAGCTTTGCCGACCTGAAGGGCGTGTACCTGAACTTCGTCAAGGCTTTCTTTGAAACGGACGACTTGCAAGTGCGCTTCCGCCCGTCGTACTTCCCGTTCACGGAACCGTCGGCCGAGATCGACATCGCCTTCGGCTCGGGTCCCTTGAAGGGCCGCTGGCTGGAAGTGTCGGGCGCCGGCCAGGTGCATCCGAGCGTGGTGAAGAACTTCGGCCTCGACCCCGAGAAATTCATCGGTTTTGCTTTCGGCTCCGGCCTGGAACGCTTGACGATGCTGCGCTATGGCATCAACGACCTGCGCCTGTTTTACGAAGGCGATTTAAGGTTCCTGAAGCAATTCAACTAA
- the rplT gene encoding 50S ribosomal protein L20: MPRVKRGVTARARHKKILVQAKGYRGRRSRVYRVAKQAVMRAGQYAYRDRRNKKRVFRRLWIARINAASREHGVTYSVFMNGLKKANIELDRKVLADMAVMDKPAFAAIVNAVKAKIAA; encoded by the coding sequence ATGCCTAGAGTAAAACGTGGGGTTACAGCTCGTGCCCGTCATAAAAAGATTCTTGTACAAGCTAAAGGCTACCGTGGTCGCCGCAGCCGTGTATACCGTGTTGCCAAGCAAGCAGTTATGCGCGCTGGCCAATACGCTTACCGCGATCGCCGCAACAAGAAACGCGTTTTCCGCCGCCTGTGGATCGCCCGTATCAACGCCGCTTCCCGTGAGCATGGCGTAACGTACAGCGTATTCATGAACGGCTTGAAAAAAGCAAATATCGAACTGGACCGTAAAGTCCTGGCCGATATGGCTGTGATGGACAAGCCAGCATTCGCTGCGATTGTCAACGCAGTTAAAGCAAAAATCGCTGCGTAA
- the rpmI gene encoding 50S ribosomal protein L35: protein MPKMKTKSSAKKRFRVRPGGTVKCGHAFKRHILTKKTTKLKRALRGTTNVAASDVKSVYRMMPTA, encoded by the coding sequence ATGCCTAAAATGAAGACCAAAAGCTCTGCGAAAAAACGTTTTCGCGTGCGTCCGGGTGGTACTGTTAAATGTGGTCATGCGTTCAAACGCCACATCTTGACCAAGAAAACCACCAAGCTGAAACGCGCTCTGCGCGGTACCACCAATGTCGCTGCGTCTGACGTGAAATCCGTCTACCGCATGATGCCGACTGCTTAA
- the infC gene encoding translation initiation factor IF-3, with amino-acid sequence MRLSGVDNEPLGIVSLAEAFRLAEEANVDLVEIAPTAQPPVCRLMDYGKFKYSEQKKAHEAKLKQKIILVKEVKFRPGTDDGDYNIKLRNLIKFLDEGDKTKITLRFRGREMAHQDIGFRMLERLKADLEPYGQVEQFPKMEGRQMIMVLSPKKKK; translated from the coding sequence ATGCGTTTAAGCGGGGTCGATAACGAGCCACTCGGTATCGTAAGTTTGGCTGAAGCCTTCCGCCTGGCGGAAGAGGCAAACGTCGACCTGGTGGAAATTGCGCCTACCGCGCAGCCACCGGTGTGCCGTTTGATGGACTACGGCAAATTTAAGTATTCGGAGCAAAAGAAAGCTCACGAAGCCAAATTGAAGCAAAAGATCATCCTCGTGAAGGAAGTCAAATTCCGTCCGGGGACTGATGATGGTGACTACAATATCAAGTTGCGTAATCTCATCAAGTTCCTCGATGAAGGTGATAAAACCAAAATCACGCTGCGTTTCCGCGGTCGTGAGATGGCGCATCAGGATATTGGCTTCCGCATGCTGGAACGTCTGAAAGCCGATCTGGAGCCGTATGGCCAGGTCGAGCAGTTCCCGAAGATGGAAGGCCGCCAAATGATCATGGTTCTTTCGCCGAAGAAGAAGAAGTAA
- the pheT gene encoding phenylalanine--tRNA ligase subunit beta, translating to MQFSENWLRTMVDPKMTSDELAHLLTMSGLEVEDVDPVAPPFSNVVVGLVLEMEKHPNADRLNVCQVDVGTGTMLNIVCGAPNVRPGLKVVCAMAGAVLPPGADGKPFEIKVGQLRGVESQGMLCSARELKLSEENAGLMELPDDAPIGQNFRDYYALNDLKFTIKLTPNKADCLSVLGVAREVSALTGVALNVPQFRTVPVSSDEILPVKVSAPDLCGRFTGRVIRGLNARAATPDWMKQRLERSGQRPLSALVDISNYVMLELGRPSHVFDLAKIHGSLDVRWGKAGESVKLLNGNTIAVDEWLGVIADEQEIESLAGIMGGDASSVSDDTDSIYLEAAFWWPNAIQGRARRLNFSTDAAHRFERGVDFATTVEHIERITALIVEICGTPATTVGPVDDHVVNLPQRQPVSMRTARAQKVIGVPLNDALIADIFTRLALPFTLADGVFSVTSPSYRFDIEIEEDLIEEVARVYGFENIPTLPPVAANVMQIAPENTRSLFAVRHELADLGFQEVVNMSFVDTAWERDFSGNTNPIKLQNPIASQMSVMRSSLIGSLIANVRYNLNRKTNRVRIFEVGAIYQRDDSVENGPLSVAGYAQPKRVAAMAYGAVADEQWGQPARTVDFFDVKADLEALFAPLVLRFTKAEHPALHPGRSANVELDGKVIGFIGELHPRWMQKYDLPLAPVLFEVDAAALTQRVVPVYQEISKFPGASRDLAVVVKQSVAVQDLLDSFHAAAKASPAARIVQAIVLFDEYRGKGLETDEKSLAFRISLQDTQNTLQDDVVDGLMAVLIDAAKQGHDAKLRS from the coding sequence ATGCAATTTTCCGAAAACTGGCTCCGTACCATGGTCGATCCGAAGATGACTTCGGACGAACTGGCCCATCTGCTGACCATGTCCGGTCTCGAAGTCGAGGACGTCGATCCTGTCGCCCCGCCGTTCTCGAACGTGGTGGTAGGCCTGGTCCTGGAGATGGAAAAACATCCGAATGCGGACCGCCTGAATGTGTGCCAGGTCGATGTCGGCACGGGCACCATGCTCAATATCGTCTGCGGCGCGCCCAACGTGCGCCCGGGCTTGAAAGTGGTCTGCGCGATGGCGGGCGCCGTGCTGCCGCCTGGCGCCGATGGCAAGCCGTTTGAAATCAAGGTGGGCCAGCTGCGCGGCGTCGAGTCGCAAGGCATGCTGTGCTCCGCGCGCGAATTGAAATTGTCGGAAGAAAACGCCGGCTTGATGGAATTGCCGGACGACGCGCCGATCGGCCAGAATTTCCGCGATTACTATGCCTTGAACGACTTGAAATTCACCATCAAGTTGACGCCGAACAAGGCGGACTGCCTGTCCGTGCTGGGCGTGGCGCGCGAAGTGTCGGCTCTCACGGGCGTGGCCCTGAATGTGCCGCAGTTCCGCACCGTGCCGGTGTCCAGCGATGAAATCCTGCCCGTCAAAGTCAGCGCGCCGGACCTGTGCGGCCGTTTCACGGGCCGCGTCATCCGCGGTTTGAACGCCCGTGCCGCCACGCCGGACTGGATGAAGCAGCGCCTCGAGCGCAGCGGCCAGCGTCCGTTGTCGGCCCTGGTCGACATTTCCAACTACGTCATGCTGGAACTGGGTCGTCCCAGCCACGTGTTTGACCTGGCGAAGATCCACGGCAGCCTCGACGTGCGTTGGGGCAAGGCGGGCGAATCCGTCAAGCTGTTGAATGGCAACACCATTGCCGTCGACGAGTGGCTCGGCGTCATTGCCGATGAGCAGGAAATCGAATCGCTGGCCGGCATCATGGGCGGCGACGCCAGCTCGGTTTCGGACGATACGGACAGCATCTACCTGGAAGCGGCCTTCTGGTGGCCGAACGCCATTCAAGGCCGCGCGCGCCGTTTGAATTTCTCGACCGATGCGGCGCACCGCTTCGAGCGCGGCGTCGATTTCGCCACCACCGTCGAGCACATCGAGCGCATCACGGCCCTGATCGTGGAAATCTGCGGCACGCCGGCGACCACCGTCGGCCCTGTCGACGACCATGTGGTAAACTTGCCGCAACGCCAGCCCGTGTCGATGCGCACGGCGCGCGCGCAAAAAGTCATCGGCGTGCCGCTCAACGATGCGCTGATCGCCGATATCTTCACGCGTCTGGCCCTGCCATTCACGCTGGCGGACGGCGTGTTTTCCGTGACGTCGCCCAGCTACCGTTTCGACATCGAGATCGAGGAAGACCTGATCGAGGAAGTGGCGCGCGTGTACGGCTTTGAAAACATCCCGACCCTGCCGCCCGTGGCAGCGAACGTGATGCAGATTGCACCAGAAAATACCCGCTCCCTGTTTGCGGTACGTCATGAGCTGGCCGACCTGGGCTTCCAGGAAGTGGTTAATATGAGCTTTGTCGATACGGCATGGGAGCGCGATTTCTCGGGCAACACCAATCCGATCAAATTGCAGAACCCGATCGCCAGCCAGATGAGCGTGATGCGTTCCTCGCTGATCGGCAGCCTGATCGCCAATGTGCGCTATAACCTGAACCGCAAGACGAACCGCGTGCGCATCTTCGAAGTGGGCGCCATCTACCAGCGCGACGACAGCGTGGAAAACGGCCCCTTGTCGGTGGCTGGCTACGCCCAGCCGAAGCGTGTGGCGGCCATGGCCTACGGCGCGGTAGCCGACGAGCAGTGGGGCCAGCCTGCCCGCACGGTCGACTTCTTCGACGTGAAGGCGGACCTGGAAGCGCTGTTCGCGCCGCTGGTCTTGCGTTTCACCAAGGCGGAACACCCGGCCCTGCATCCGGGCCGTTCGGCCAACGTGGAACTCGATGGCAAGGTCATCGGTTTCATCGGTGAATTGCACCCGCGCTGGATGCAAAAGTACGACTTGCCGCTGGCGCCCGTGCTGTTCGAAGTGGACGCCGCCGCGCTGACGCAAAGAGTCGTGCCCGTGTACCAGGAAATCTCGAAATTCCCTGGCGCCAGCCGCGACCTGGCCGTGGTCGTCAAGCAATCGGTAGCGGTGCAGGATCTGCTCGACAGCTTCCACGCCGCCGCCAAGGCCAGCCCTGCAGCGCGTATCGTGCAAGCCATTGTTTTATTTGATGAATATCGTGGAAAAGGGCTGGAAACGGATGAAAAAAGCCTTGCTTTCCGGATTAGCTTGCAAGATACTCAAAACACCCTGCAAGACGATGTCGTCGATGGCCTGATGGCTGTCCTGATCGATGCGGCCAAGCAGGGTCACGACGCGAAACTGCGTTCGTAA